A portion of the Scleropages formosus chromosome 13, fSclFor1.1, whole genome shotgun sequence genome contains these proteins:
- the LOC108923023 gene encoding arylsulfatase I isoform X2 produces MNSYEVTSRFPPRQAQPHIIFILTDDQGFHDIGYHNSDIRTPTLDKLAAEGVKLENYYIQPICTPSRSQLITGRYQIHTGLQHSIIRSRQPNCLPLDQVTLPQKLQEAGYATHMVGKWHLGFYKKECLPTRRGFDTYFGSLTGSVDYYTYESCDGPGMCGYDLHDGETVAWGQRGKYSTHLYTQRVRKILASHNPRQPIFIFLSFQAVHTPLQSPKEYIYQYRGMGNVARRKYAAMVSVVDEAVRNVTYALRKYGYYQNSIIIFSTDNGGQPFSGGSNWPLRGRKGTYWEGGIRGLGFVHSPLLRRRRRVSKALVHITDWYPTLVTLAGGNISLSEGLDGYNVWPAISEGKESPRLEILHNIDPLYNHAKHGSWQDGFRIWNTAVQASLRVGDWKLLTGDPGYGDWIPPQMLANFPGSWWNLERCTDIQKSVWLFNITGDPYERYDLSKERPDVVKQLLARLAYYNRTAIPVRYPAKDPRANPEFNGGAWGPWAGDDEEYNWDEVYHKNTKTKKKCKICKLRSFFRRLNTRIMSNKL; encoded by the exons ATGAACAGTTATGAGGTTACATCAAG ATTCCCGCCCAGACAGGCGCAGCCGCACATCATCTTCATCCTCACGGACGACCAGGGTTTTCACGACATCGGCTATCACAACTCGGACATCCGAACGCCGACTTTGGACAAACTGGCGGCGGAGGGCGTCAAGCTGGAGAACTACTACATCCAGCCCATCTGCACGCCTTCCCGCAGTCAGCTCATCACGGGCAG ATACCAGATCCACACTGGACTGCAACACTCCATCATTCGATCGCGCCAGCCTAACTGCCTGCCACTGGACCAAGTGACGCTCCCACAGAAACTGCAGGAGGCAGGGTATGCCACCCACATGGTGGGTAAGTGGCACTTGGGCTTCTACAAGAAGGAGTGCCTGCCCACACGTCGTGGTTTTGACACCTACTTTGGGTCATTGACGGGCAGTGTTGACTACTATACTTATGAGTCTTGTGATGGGCCAGGGATGTGTGGATATGACTTGCATGACGGAGAGACGGTAGCCTGGGGTCAGAGGGGTAAGTACTCTACCCACCTCTACACTCAGAGGGTGCGCAAGATCCTGGCCAGCCATAACCCCCGCCAGCCCATCTTCATCTTCCTGTCCTTTCAGGCCGTGCACACGCCTCTGCAGTCACCCAAGGAGTACATCTACCAATACCGGGGAATGGGTAATGTAGCCCGCAGGAAGTATGCTGCCATGGTTTCAGTTGTAGATGAAGCAGTACGCAATGTGACCTATGCCCTGCGCAAGTACGGATACTACCAGAACAGCATCATTATTTTCTCTACAGACAATGGGGGGCAACCGTTTTCTGGAGGCAGCAATTGGCCGTTGCGGGGACGCAAAGGCACTTACTGGGAGGGAGGCATCAGAGGACTAGGTTTTGTCCACAGTCCCTTGCTGCGGCGCAGACGTCGAGTGAGCAAGGCCCTGGTGCACATCACAGATTGGTACCCCACCCTAGTCACTCTGGCAGGAGGAAACATCTCTCTGAGTGAGGGTCTTGATGGTTACAATGTGTGGCCAGCAATCAGTGAGGGTAAGGAGTCTCCCCGACTAGAGATTCTGCATAACATTGACCCACTTTACAATCATGCTAAGCATGGCTCCTGGCAGGATGGCTTCCGCATCTGGAACACAGCTGTTCAGGCCTCACTCCGTGTTGGGGACTGGAAGTTGCTCACTGGAGACCCAGGATATGGAGACTGGATCCCACCACAAATGCTGGCCAACTTCCCAGGTAGTTGGTGGAACTTGGAGCGCTGCACTGACATCCAGAAGTCTGTGTGGCTCTTCAATATCACAGGAGACCCTTATGAGCGATATGATTTATCAAAGGAGCGGCCAGATGTGGTTAAACAGCTGCTGGCTCGTCTGGCCTACTACAACCGCACTGCCATCCCTGTGCGCTACCCAGCCAAGGACCCCCGGGCCAACCCTGAGTTTAACGGGGGTGCATGGGGGCCCTGGGCTGGCGATGATGAGGAATATAACTGGGATGAGGTATATCACAAGAATACAAAAACCAAGAAGAAGTGTAAGATCTGCAAACTGAGGTCTTTTTTCAGAAGGCTAAATACCAGGATCATGTCCAACAAACTGTAG
- the LOC108923023 gene encoding arylsulfatase I isoform X1 gives MAVHALTGFSLVSLLGFGYLSWDWTKPNQVENEPLSDLTNKISRFPPRQAQPHIIFILTDDQGFHDIGYHNSDIRTPTLDKLAAEGVKLENYYIQPICTPSRSQLITGRYQIHTGLQHSIIRSRQPNCLPLDQVTLPQKLQEAGYATHMVGKWHLGFYKKECLPTRRGFDTYFGSLTGSVDYYTYESCDGPGMCGYDLHDGETVAWGQRGKYSTHLYTQRVRKILASHNPRQPIFIFLSFQAVHTPLQSPKEYIYQYRGMGNVARRKYAAMVSVVDEAVRNVTYALRKYGYYQNSIIIFSTDNGGQPFSGGSNWPLRGRKGTYWEGGIRGLGFVHSPLLRRRRRVSKALVHITDWYPTLVTLAGGNISLSEGLDGYNVWPAISEGKESPRLEILHNIDPLYNHAKHGSWQDGFRIWNTAVQASLRVGDWKLLTGDPGYGDWIPPQMLANFPGSWWNLERCTDIQKSVWLFNITGDPYERYDLSKERPDVVKQLLARLAYYNRTAIPVRYPAKDPRANPEFNGGAWGPWAGDDEEYNWDEVYHKNTKTKKKCKICKLRSFFRRLNTRIMSNKL, from the exons ATGGCAGTACATGCGCTGACCGGATTCTCCCTAGTCAGTTTACTTGGGTTTGGCTACCTCTCCTGGGACTGGACGAAGCCCAACCAGGTGGAGAATGAACCCCTTTCGGACTTGACCAACAAGATCTCCAGATTCCCGCCCAGACAGGCGCAGCCGCACATCATCTTCATCCTCACGGACGACCAGGGTTTTCACGACATCGGCTATCACAACTCGGACATCCGAACGCCGACTTTGGACAAACTGGCGGCGGAGGGCGTCAAGCTGGAGAACTACTACATCCAGCCCATCTGCACGCCTTCCCGCAGTCAGCTCATCACGGGCAG ATACCAGATCCACACTGGACTGCAACACTCCATCATTCGATCGCGCCAGCCTAACTGCCTGCCACTGGACCAAGTGACGCTCCCACAGAAACTGCAGGAGGCAGGGTATGCCACCCACATGGTGGGTAAGTGGCACTTGGGCTTCTACAAGAAGGAGTGCCTGCCCACACGTCGTGGTTTTGACACCTACTTTGGGTCATTGACGGGCAGTGTTGACTACTATACTTATGAGTCTTGTGATGGGCCAGGGATGTGTGGATATGACTTGCATGACGGAGAGACGGTAGCCTGGGGTCAGAGGGGTAAGTACTCTACCCACCTCTACACTCAGAGGGTGCGCAAGATCCTGGCCAGCCATAACCCCCGCCAGCCCATCTTCATCTTCCTGTCCTTTCAGGCCGTGCACACGCCTCTGCAGTCACCCAAGGAGTACATCTACCAATACCGGGGAATGGGTAATGTAGCCCGCAGGAAGTATGCTGCCATGGTTTCAGTTGTAGATGAAGCAGTACGCAATGTGACCTATGCCCTGCGCAAGTACGGATACTACCAGAACAGCATCATTATTTTCTCTACAGACAATGGGGGGCAACCGTTTTCTGGAGGCAGCAATTGGCCGTTGCGGGGACGCAAAGGCACTTACTGGGAGGGAGGCATCAGAGGACTAGGTTTTGTCCACAGTCCCTTGCTGCGGCGCAGACGTCGAGTGAGCAAGGCCCTGGTGCACATCACAGATTGGTACCCCACCCTAGTCACTCTGGCAGGAGGAAACATCTCTCTGAGTGAGGGTCTTGATGGTTACAATGTGTGGCCAGCAATCAGTGAGGGTAAGGAGTCTCCCCGACTAGAGATTCTGCATAACATTGACCCACTTTACAATCATGCTAAGCATGGCTCCTGGCAGGATGGCTTCCGCATCTGGAACACAGCTGTTCAGGCCTCACTCCGTGTTGGGGACTGGAAGTTGCTCACTGGAGACCCAGGATATGGAGACTGGATCCCACCACAAATGCTGGCCAACTTCCCAGGTAGTTGGTGGAACTTGGAGCGCTGCACTGACATCCAGAAGTCTGTGTGGCTCTTCAATATCACAGGAGACCCTTATGAGCGATATGATTTATCAAAGGAGCGGCCAGATGTGGTTAAACAGCTGCTGGCTCGTCTGGCCTACTACAACCGCACTGCCATCCCTGTGCGCTACCCAGCCAAGGACCCCCGGGCCAACCCTGAGTTTAACGGGGGTGCATGGGGGCCCTGGGCTGGCGATGATGAGGAATATAACTGGGATGAGGTATATCACAAGAATACAAAAACCAAGAAGAAGTGTAAGATCTGCAAACTGAGGTCTTTTTTCAGAAGGCTAAATACCAGGATCATGTCCAACAAACTGTAG